CGGTTGTAGCAGGGCAGGTTGCCGAGGAATCGGTCGAGGCGCATGGTGGCGGGTCTTGGCTCTAGCGGATCGGCGGTGGCGAGTCCGCCTTGAGCTGCGCGTCCACCTGCGCGCAGCGCGGGCACAGGCAGGCTTGGTCGCGCAAATGGGCAGGCAGGGCCTGGATGATTGCCGGGTCGATGCTCACGCTGAAGCACCAGCAACCCTGGGCGGCGCTGCGAGGGTCGGCCAGGCCGCACTGGTTGGGGGCGCCGCAGGCGGGGCAAAGGCGAGGGTCGGGCATGATCGGTTCCGGGTGTCAGGCTGGCCAGTATATCGGAGCGGGAAGCAGGGGCGCGCCTGGGTAGGGCGAGCTGTTTCAATTTGTTGCAGAAAACGCACCGAACCCCGGTGGTGTTGTCTGATCCTGTGTCGATGAACGCATTGCCGTCGACGCCCGCCAGCGCCGCTGTGCTGGGCACCCTCGCGGTCCAGGAGGCCGCCATGTACCGACGAATTCTGCTCATTGTCCTGTTGGGGCTGCTGACATCCGCCTGCGCCCCTTATTACCAGAGCGGTGGCTATTATCGCAGCGACTACTACACCAGCGATCGCTACGTGTACCCCGGTTACTATCGCCAGGACCGCTACTACGTGGCGCCGCAGCCGCGTTACTACTACCAGCCTGCACCGCGTTACTACCGGCCGTACCCTGCGCCCGGCCTGCAGCCGCGCTGGCACGGCAACCCACGGTACGACTACGGCAACCGTCAACGCTATGACTACGGGGGGGATCGCAACCGCAACGATTACCGCCATGACCGGCGTGATGGTCGCGGGGATCGATGGCATTCGAACCGCCAGGGTAACCCGCGAGGCAACCACAACTGGCAGCGTTGAGGGCAGTTGGCGAAGCAGGCGCCGCGATGGATGGCACCGGCTGTGCCGGTGTTCGCCGGCAAGCCGGCTCCTACGGGGTGTGCGACCGGCCTGGCCCGTAGGCGCCAGCCTTGCTGGCGAAGCAGGCGCCGCGGTGGATGGCACCGGCTGCGCCGGTGTTCGCCGGCAAGCCGGCTCCTACGGGGTGTGCGACCGGGCTGGCCCGTAGGCGCCAGCCTTGCTGGCGAAGCAGGCGCCGCGATGGATGGCACCGGCTGCGCCGGTGTTCGCCGGCAAGCCGGCTCCTACGGGGTGTGCGACCGGGCTGGCCCGTAGGAGCCAGCCTTGCTGGCGAAGCAGGCGCCGCGGTGGATGGCACCGGCTGCGCCGGTGTTCGCCGGCAAGCCGGCTCCTACGGGGTGTGCGACCGGCCTGGCCCGTAGGCCAGCCTTGCTGGCGAAGCAGGCGCCGCGATGGATGGCACCGGCTGCGCCGGTGTTCGCCGGCAAGCCGGCTCCTACGGGGTGTGCGACCGGCCGGGTCCCGCAGGAGCCAGCCTTGCTGGCGCTCAGCCCAGCTCCGCCAGTGGATGCCGGCCTTCCCACACATTGGCAAAATGCGCCTCCACCACCGCCGCTGGCACTTGTGCCACATCCGGCCAATGCCAGTGCGGGGTGTCGTCCTTGTCCAGCAAGCGCGCCCGCACGCCCTCGCTGAACTCCGGATAACGGCAGCAGTTCAGGCTCATGCCATATTCCATCTGCAACACCTGCGCCAGCGACAGCTGCCGAGCCCGGCGAATCTGCTCCCACACCAGGTGCGCGGTCAGCGGGCAACCTGCGTGCAAGCGCTGCCCGGCAGCCGCCAATAGCGGGTCGGCATGCCGCGTCAAACCGGCCAGGGCACGCCAGGCCGCCACCGGGTCGGCGACATCGAGCAAGGCATCGATCTGGACGCGGCGGGCCAGCCACTGGCCTTCGGGCAGCTCGGCCCAGGCGCGGTGCTGCTCGGCCTTGAGCAGGCTGTTGAGCTGCAGGGCGGTTTGCTCCTGCCAGTTCAACTGCCGCAGTTCCTCGATCAAGGCGTCCTGCTGGTGTTCGCCAAGAAAACGGTCGGCCAGGCCCAGGTCCAGGGCGTCGCGGGCATTGAGCGGGGCGCCGGTCAGCCCCAGGAACAGGCCAAGCTTGCCGGGCAGGCGGGCGAGGAACCAACCGGCACCGACATCCGGGTACAGGCCGATGCTGATCTCGGGCATGGCCAGGCGGCTGCTGGGCGTGACGATGCGTACCGCGGCGCCCTGCAACAGGCCCATGCCGCCGCCCAGCACATGGCCGTGGCCCCAGCACAGCAACGGCTTGGGGAAGCTATGCAGGCGATGGTCCAGGCGGTACTCGCTGGCGAAAAACGCGGCCGCCAGCGGCGGCACGCTGCCGGGGTGCTCACGGCAGGCCTGCACCAGCGCCCGCACATCGCCCCCGGCGCAAAACGCCCAGGGCCCGTTGCCGCGCAGCAGCACGCAGACGATGCCGGGGTCGTCGGCCCAGGCATGCAATTGCTCGTCGAGCATCTCGATCATCGGCAGGGTCAGGGCGTTGAGCGTCTTCGGCGCATCCAGGGTGGCGATGCCAAGACGGGCGCCGTCGGCCCCCGTGAGTACCTCGCAGTGAATGGACATGGGCTACCTCGCGCAGGTCATCCCACCAGTATGGCTGCCTGGCACGAAGCTGCCGGTCGCCGGTCGGATCGATTGACAAGCCGGCGCGGCTTTCCTAGTGTCGCGCCACTTTGCTATTGGATACCCCCATGACCGACGACGATCGCATCAAACTCGAACCCAGCTGGAAAGCCGCGTTGCGCGCCGAGTTCGACCAGCCCTACATGCACCAGCTGCGTGAGTTCCTGCGGGCCGAGTACGCCGCCGGCAAGGAGATCTACCCGCCCGGGCCGCTGATCTTCAATGCCCTGAACTCCACGCCGCTGGAGAAGGTCAAGGTGGTCATCCTTGGCCAGGACCCGTACCACGGGCCGGGCCAGGCCCACGGCCTATGCTTCTCGGTGCAGCCCGGCATCCCGACGCCGCCCTCGCTG
The window above is part of the Pseudomonas muyukensis genome. Proteins encoded here:
- a CDS encoding cysteine-rich CWC family protein, whose protein sequence is MPDPRLCPACGAPNQCGLADPRSAAQGCWCFSVSIDPAIIQALPAHLRDQACLCPRCAQVDAQLKADSPPPIR
- a CDS encoding enoyl-CoA hydratase/isomerase family protein, which codes for MSIHCEVLTGADGARLGIATLDAPKTLNALTLPMIEMLDEQLHAWADDPGIVCVLLRGNGPWAFCAGGDVRALVQACREHPGSVPPLAAAFFASEYRLDHRLHSFPKPLLCWGHGHVLGGGMGLLQGAAVRIVTPSSRLAMPEISIGLYPDVGAGWFLARLPGKLGLFLGLTGAPLNARDALDLGLADRFLGEHQQDALIEELRQLNWQEQTALQLNSLLKAEQHRAWAELPEGQWLARRVQIDALLDVADPVAAWRALAGLTRHADPLLAAAGQRLHAGCPLTAHLVWEQIRRARQLSLAQVLQMEYGMSLNCCRYPEFSEGVRARLLDKDDTPHWHWPDVAQVPAAVVEAHFANVWEGRHPLAELG